Proteins from a genomic interval of Ignavibacteriota bacterium:
- a CDS encoding aminopeptidase P family protein, translating into MNRRNFIKSSSLAATLPLVASTAFAQQQSAVSNQKSEIFKWRIKPITKEERLARIENAKRLMHSHNIDALLFEGGVTLNYFTGVSWGRSERLFAMVLPKNGEPAFIAPKFEESRAQEQVGDSRLLTWEEHESPYELIKQILRDNNSLLGKVGIEETVRYFVTENLSKEASTISLVNGTQVTAGCRSVKSEHEIELMQVANDITAEVFKSSVPQLKEGMTEREFGSIISKSFSEYGVGGGALVLFGENSAHPHGLIKQNKLKENDIVLIDGGCSVEGYASDVTRTIVFGKPTDKMKQVFDIVRTAQTSALIAAKPGVTGEVLDASARKEIVNAGYGPDYKYFTHRLGHGIGMEGHEWYYLVRGNKHPEEPGNTHSNEPGIYIVGEFGVRLEDTLLITDDGAKLLLPQAKSLQEMF; encoded by the coding sequence ATGAATAGACGAAATTTTATCAAATCATCTTCCTTAGCCGCAACACTCCCACTTGTAGCTTCAACTGCTTTTGCACAACAACAATCAGCAGTTAGCAATCAGAAATCGGAAATCTTCAAATGGAGAATCAAGCCAATCACCAAAGAGGAACGCCTCGCACGGATTGAAAATGCAAAGCGGCTGATGCACAGTCACAACATTGATGCGCTCCTGTTTGAAGGTGGAGTTACGCTGAATTATTTTACCGGAGTAAGTTGGGGACGAAGCGAACGGTTGTTTGCTATGGTTTTGCCAAAAAACGGTGAGCCTGCATTCATCGCTCCGAAGTTTGAAGAATCGAGAGCGCAGGAACAAGTCGGAGATTCTCGATTGCTCACGTGGGAAGAACATGAAAGCCCGTATGAATTAATCAAGCAAATTTTGCGGGACAATAATTCACTTCTCGGTAAAGTCGGGATTGAAGAGACAGTACGATATTTTGTCACCGAGAATTTATCAAAGGAAGCCAGTACGATTTCGCTGGTGAACGGAACTCAGGTTACAGCCGGTTGTCGCTCTGTTAAATCGGAACATGAAATTGAATTAATGCAAGTTGCTAATGACATCACGGCGGAAGTGTTTAAATCTTCCGTGCCTCAGTTGAAAGAAGGAATGACAGAACGGGAATTCGGTTCAATAATTTCTAAAAGTTTTTCTGAGTACGGTGTTGGCGGCGGAGCATTAGTACTGTTCGGTGAAAACTCTGCGCATCCGCATGGACTTATCAAACAAAATAAACTGAAAGAGAACGATATAGTTCTTATTGATGGCGGTTGCTCGGTTGAAGGATATGCTTCGGATGTTACAAGAACAATCGTGTTCGGAAAACCGACAGACAAAATGAAACAGGTATTTGATATTGTTCGCACCGCTCAAACGTCAGCGCTCATTGCAGCAAAGCCCGGTGTTACCGGTGAAGTTCTGGATGCATCTGCACGCAAGGAGATTGTCAACGCAGGCTACGGACCCGACTACAAATATTTCACACATCGTCTCGGACATGGTATTGGTATGGAAGGACACGAGTGGTATTATTTAGTTCGTGGCAACAAACATCCGGAAGAACCGGGGAACACGCATAGCAACGAGCCGGGAATTTATATCGTTGGCGAGTTCGGTGTACGGTTGGAAGATACACTGCTCATTACCGATGACGGAGCGAAGTTGCTTCTTCCACAAGCGAAGAGTCTTCAGGAAATGTTTTAA
- a CDS encoding DinB family protein: protein MVLQDIKQLFAYNTWANNKIFEAVTLIPAEQYLQDMKSGHGGIHGTLTHIVAGQKMWLSRWVGKPDSKLLHGEDIASLAELQTLWHTVDAHLNALLEKMTDSHLHETQTVTSIKGEVFTHTFGQMMQHLVNHSSFHRGQVATMIRQLGIKPPATDLIAYYRLKI, encoded by the coding sequence ATGGTACTACAAGACATCAAACAACTGTTCGCGTACAACACGTGGGCAAATAATAAAATTTTTGAGGCAGTTACACTTATTCCGGCAGAACAATATTTGCAGGATATGAAAAGCGGTCATGGCGGAATACATGGAACGCTGACACATATTGTTGCAGGACAAAAAATGTGGCTCTCGCGTTGGGTTGGAAAACCGGACTCGAAACTTCTGCACGGAGAAGATATTGCTTCACTTGCAGAGTTACAAACATTGTGGCACACTGTTGATGCTCACTTGAATGCACTGTTAGAAAAAATGACCGATTCGCATTTACATGAAACTCAAACGGTAACTTCTATCAAAGGAGAAGTATTTACGCATACGTTTGGACAGATGATGCAACATCTTGTGAATCATTCAAGTTTTCATCGCGGGCAAGTGGCAACAATGATTCGTCAACTCGGAATCAAACCACCGGCGACTGATTTGATTGCTTACTACCGCTTGAAAATTTGA
- a CDS encoding GxxExxY protein, producing the protein MNYDIETTETQSLGEKSFYYNDITEKIISSAIEVHRTLGPGLLESAYEECLCRELQIRNVSFVRQQPLPVVYKGVTLDCGYRMDIVVDNKVVIELKCVDAIAPVHKAQLLTYLKLSGIKVGLILNFYVPVLKDGICRMVL; encoded by the coding sequence ATGAACTACGATATTGAAACCACTGAGACACAGAGTCTCGGAGAAAAATCTTTTTACTACAACGACATAACTGAAAAAATTATTTCGTCAGCAATCGAAGTTCATAGAACATTGGGTCCCGGTTTGTTGGAAAGCGCGTATGAGGAATGTCTTTGCCGTGAATTACAAATTCGAAACGTATCATTTGTAAGACAACAGCCATTGCCTGTTGTTTACAAGGGAGTTACGCTTGACTGTGGTTACAGAATGGACATAGTCGTTGATAACAAAGTAGTTATTGAACTCAAATGTGTTGATGCAATCGCTCCGGTTCACAAAGCACAACTCCTGACGTATTTGAAACTGTCAGGAATCAAAGTAGGTTTAATACTAAACTTCTATGTTCCTGTTCTAAAAGATGGAATATGTCGGATGGTTTTATGA
- the mutS gene encoding DNA mismatch repair protein MutS: MRQYAQVKAKYPDTILLFRMGDFYETFEEDAKVTSKVLGIVLTRRGNGTSGETPLAGFPHHALESYLPKLLKAGHRVAICEQLEDPKFAKGIVKRDVIEVVTPGVSFSDKVLEQKQNNYLMALALPSPLATGNDIIGVAFVDVSTAEFRVSEIPLRQLQEQIASLSPSEIIAQKRDIETLQQLLKQKYTGIYSKLDDWIFNYDYAYELLINHFKTQTLKGFGVEGLRSGIIAAGAVMNYLQETQKTNLSHLRRISPYNISEYMILDPSTKRNLEMTKSVDGKDDGTLFWVLDRTQTPMGGRMLKEWLNHPLRTLEPIQARLEAVKELFEKRDMRRNVIESLSHIGDLERLISKICTGRANPREVVSLKNFLSHISKLKLILNSNQYSVVSNQKFHPPQAGKEIGNQQSDIQNPKSEIVSSTLQRLHDSISPLNEVVDLIEKGLQSDPPLALNDGGVIKQGYNGVLDELRDITLNGKQWIANLQAKERERTGISSLKIGFNNVFGYYIEVTHTHKEKIPNDYIRKQTMTNAERFITPELKEYEEKILHAEEKILALETQLFNELRLTIAEHADAIQHNARLIAMLDCFASLADVAYEYKYVCPDVNDSTSITIVEGRHPVIEQLLPPGEQYTPNDVLLDTVENQILIITGPNMSGKSSYLRQAALISLLAQIGSFVPAKEAHLGIVDRIFTRVGASDNIASGESTFLVEMHEAANIVNSATEKSLILLDEVGRGTSTFDGISIAWSLTEYLHNRIGAKTLFATHYHELNELADLHPRIKNYKVDVREYGDKVIFLHKVKPGFADHSYGIQVAQMAGLPEEVTERAKSILKNLEGSELTVHGGERGAVSGDNERQQLTTNNSPLTNNRQRSKGRVGAGEVQLTLFEMRDDKLREELKKIDLDTMTPMEAMQKLAELKKRV; this comes from the coding sequence ATGAGACAATACGCGCAGGTGAAGGCGAAGTATCCCGACACGATACTTCTCTTCCGCATGGGCGATTTTTATGAAACGTTCGAAGAAGACGCAAAAGTTACTTCCAAAGTTCTCGGCATCGTCCTGACGCGGCGGGGAAACGGAACATCGGGAGAAACGCCGCTTGCGGGATTTCCTCATCACGCGCTTGAATCGTACCTGCCAAAGTTGTTGAAAGCCGGTCACCGCGTCGCCATCTGCGAACAACTCGAAGACCCGAAGTTTGCCAAAGGAATTGTCAAGCGTGATGTAATTGAAGTGGTAACGCCCGGCGTTTCTTTTTCAGACAAAGTTCTTGAGCAAAAGCAAAACAATTATCTTATGGCGCTCGCTCTCCCCTCTCCTCTCGCCACGGGAAACGACATCATCGGTGTTGCGTTCGTGGATGTTTCGACTGCGGAGTTTCGGGTGAGTGAAATTCCTCTCAGGCAATTGCAGGAACAAATCGCATCGCTCTCCCCTTCTGAAATTATTGCACAAAAGCGGGACATTGAAACGCTTCAGCAACTTCTCAAACAGAAATACACAGGAATTTATTCGAAGTTGGACGATTGGATTTTCAACTACGATTACGCCTACGAATTACTCATCAATCATTTCAAAACACAAACGCTGAAGGGGTTCGGGGTTGAAGGATTGCGAAGTGGAATTATCGCGGCGGGAGCTGTGATGAATTATTTGCAGGAAACACAGAAGACGAATCTCTCGCACTTGCGAAGAATTTCGCCGTACAACATCAGCGAGTACATGATACTTGACCCATCAACCAAGCGAAACTTAGAGATGACTAAATCGGTTGACGGAAAAGATGACGGCACGCTCTTCTGGGTTCTCGACCGGACACAAACGCCAATGGGCGGGCGCATGTTGAAAGAATGGCTCAACCATCCGCTCAGAACACTTGAACCAATTCAAGCGCGGCTTGAAGCAGTGAAAGAATTGTTTGAAAAGAGAGACATGCGGAGAAATGTCATCGAATCGCTTTCACACATAGGTGATTTGGAGCGGCTCATTTCCAAAATCTGCACCGGACGCGCCAATCCCCGTGAAGTGGTTTCATTGAAGAATTTCCTCTCCCATATTTCAAAGCTCAAACTCATTCTGAACAGTAATCAGTATTCAGTAGTCAGTAATCAGAAATTTCACCCGCCGCAGGCGGGCAAGGAAATCGGCAATCAACAATCCGATATCCAAAATCCGAAATCCGAAATCGTTAGCTCGACACTCCAACGACTCCACGACTCCATCTCTCCATTAAACGAGGTTGTTGATTTGATAGAAAAAGGACTCCAATCGGATCCTCCGTTGGCGTTGAACGACGGTGGCGTTATCAAACAAGGATACAACGGTGTGTTGGATGAACTCCGGGACATCACGCTCAACGGGAAACAGTGGATTGCAAATTTACAAGCGAAGGAACGGGAACGAACCGGAATTTCTTCGCTGAAGATTGGCTTCAATAACGTGTTTGGTTATTACATCGAAGTAACTCACACGCACAAAGAGAAAATCCCGAACGATTACATCCGCAAGCAGACAATGACCAATGCTGAACGGTTCATCACGCCGGAATTGAAAGAGTACGAGGAGAAGATTCTTCATGCGGAAGAAAAGATTCTCGCACTTGAAACTCAACTCTTCAACGAACTGCGGCTTACAATTGCAGAACATGCGGATGCAATTCAACACAATGCGCGACTCATCGCTATGCTCGATTGCTTTGCATCGCTTGCTGATGTTGCATACGAGTACAAGTATGTTTGTCCCGATGTGAATGATTCGACCAGCATAACAATTGTTGAAGGACGGCATCCGGTTATCGAGCAACTTCTCCCTCCCGGCGAACAATACACACCAAACGACGTTCTGCTTGATACGGTTGAGAATCAAATTCTTATCATCACGGGACCGAACATGAGCGGAAAGTCTTCGTATCTCCGGCAGGCGGCTCTCATTTCGTTGCTTGCTCAGATTGGAAGTTTCGTTCCGGCAAAGGAAGCACATCTTGGAATTGTTGATAGAATTTTCACTCGTGTTGGCGCAAGCGATAATATTGCTTCGGGTGAAAGTACGTTTCTTGTCGAGATGCACGAAGCGGCGAACATTGTCAACTCGGCAACCGAAAAAAGTTTGATTTTACTTGATGAAGTCGGGCGCGGCACCAGCACGTTCGATGGTATCAGTATCGCGTGGTCACTGACGGAATATCTTCACAATCGCATTGGCGCAAAAACGCTCTTTGCAACACACTACCACGAACTGAACGAACTTGCCGACCTTCATCCCCGAATCAAAAACTACAAAGTTGATGTGCGTGAATACGGTGACAAAGTTATTTTCCTTCACAAAGTCAAACCCGGTTTCGCTGACCATTCGTATGGAATTCAGGTTGCACAAATGGCGGGATTGCCGGAGGAAGTTACGGAGCGCGCTAAGAGCATTTTGAAAAATTTAGAGGGTTCAGAGTTGACTGTACATGGCGGTGAGCGTGGAGCGGTGAGCGGTGATAATGAACGACAGCAACTCACCACTAACAACTCACCACTCACTAACAACAGGCAGAGAAGCAAAGGGCGCGTGGGTGCTGGGGAAGTTCAACTGACATTATTTGAGATGCGGGATGATAAACTGCGCGAGGAACTGAAGAAAATTGATTTGGATACGATGACACCGATGGAAGCGATGCAAAAGTTGGCGGAATTGAAGAAGAGAGTGTGA